A single genomic interval of Littorina saxatilis isolate snail1 linkage group LG17, US_GU_Lsax_2.0, whole genome shotgun sequence harbors:
- the LOC138951628 gene encoding glucoside xylosyltransferase 2-like isoform X1 yields the protein MHSAAMSRYKAVLFFMVFACVMWIVLLYNFLTATSYNRDSFLILPFPDHFRLDGNLTVPVCACTWKKDSGLIPCVYRTGKQMQTTNGSRLHLAVVACGERSGEALVLIKSAVALTTSFIVFYIFTDTKQHSFFVKEFKSWPSAYLERVELRLYPDTYPDMQNWKHKFAPCASQRLLFPSLLRDVDALVYVDADAVLLSPLDKMWNYFSRFNSTQMLALVPEHEDPTVSWYHQSSKIPYFGPFGLNSGVILMNLTRLRQVNWSSTLVQYHQVYEKNIVFFDQDLINIYCHFHPERLYVMDCSMNYRVDHCESRESTSGSVCKSAEWNGAYLLHGSKRSFKNVPSFKAVYRAFEKYKLGDNLLSGLLEPLQGELFKIRENHRKKSSCDHLPMIFLRHFMMR from the exons ATGCACTCGGCGGCAATGTCTCGATACAAGGCAGTCTTGTTTTTCATGGTGTTCGCGTGTGTGATGTGGATTGTGTTGCTGTATAACTTTCTAACTGCGACATCGTACAACAGAGACAGCTTTCTCATTCTGCCCTTTCCCGATCATTTTCGTCTTGATGGCAATTTGACAGTACCTGTCTGTGCGTGTACATGGAAGAAGGATTCAGGGTTGATACCATGTGTGTACAG AACTGGCAAGCAGATGCAGACGACAAATGGAAGCAGACTTCACTTGGCAGTTGTAGCCTGTGGGGAGAGATCAGGAGAAGCCCTGGTTCTTATCAAATCAGCCGTTGCCTTGACAACCAGCTTCATAGTATTTTATATCTTCACTGACACAAAGCAGCATTCTTTTTTCGTAAAAGAG TTTAAGTCCTGGCCCTCAGCCTACCTGGAGAGAGTAGAGTTGAGACTCTACCCCGACACATACCCCGACATGCAGAACTGGAAACACAAGTTTGCCCCCTGTGCTTCTCAGCGCCTCCTGTTTCCt TCGCTGCTGAGGGATGTAGACGCCTTGGTGTATGTGGACGCGGACGCTGTGTTATTGTCTCCCCTGGACAAGATGTGGAACTACTTCTCGCGCTTCAACTCCACTCAGATGCTGGCACTGGTTCCCGAACATGAGGACCCCACCGTTAGTTGGTACCATCAGAGCTCAAAGATTCCATACTTTGGTCCCTTTG GTTTGAATTCAGGTGTGATACTGATGAACCTGACAAGACTGAGACAGGTGAACTGGTCATCAACGCTTGTGCAGTACCATCAGGTATATGAGAAGAACATTGTCTTCTTTGACCAGGATCTGATCAACATTTACTGCCACTTTCACCCAG AGCGGCTGTATGTGATGGACTGCTCCATGAACTACAGAGTGGATCACTGTGAGTCGAGGGAATCAACATCTGGCAGTGTTTGCAAATCTGCAGAATGGAATGGTGCTTACTTGCTTCATGGCAGCAAGCGGTCCTTTAAAAATGTTCCTTCGTTCAAAGCTGTGTATAGAGCGTTTGAAAAG tatAAACTTGGGGACAATCTACTCAGCGGTTTACTCGAACCTCTGCAAGGGGAACTCTTCAAAATACGAGAGAACCACAGAAAAAAGTCATCTTGTGATCACCTCCCCATGATATTTCTCAGACATTTTATGATGAGATAG
- the LOC138951628 gene encoding glucoside xylosyltransferase 1-like isoform X2, with the protein MHSAAMSRYKAVLFFMVFACVMWIVLLYNFLTATSYNRDSFLILPFPDHFRLDGNLTVPVCACTWKKDSGLIPCVYRTGKQMQTTNGSRLHLAVVACGERSGEALVLIKSAVALTTSFIVFYIFTDTKQHSFFVKESLLRDVDALVYVDADAVLLSPLDKMWNYFSRFNSTQMLALVPEHEDPTVSWYHQSSKIPYFGPFGLNSGVILMNLTRLRQVNWSSTLVQYHQVYEKNIVFFDQDLINIYCHFHPERLYVMDCSMNYRVDHCESRESTSGSVCKSAEWNGAYLLHGSKRSFKNVPSFKAVYRAFEKYKLGDNLLSGLLEPLQGELFKIRENHRKKSSCDHLPMIFLRHFMMR; encoded by the exons ATGCACTCGGCGGCAATGTCTCGATACAAGGCAGTCTTGTTTTTCATGGTGTTCGCGTGTGTGATGTGGATTGTGTTGCTGTATAACTTTCTAACTGCGACATCGTACAACAGAGACAGCTTTCTCATTCTGCCCTTTCCCGATCATTTTCGTCTTGATGGCAATTTGACAGTACCTGTCTGTGCGTGTACATGGAAGAAGGATTCAGGGTTGATACCATGTGTGTACAG AACTGGCAAGCAGATGCAGACGACAAATGGAAGCAGACTTCACTTGGCAGTTGTAGCCTGTGGGGAGAGATCAGGAGAAGCCCTGGTTCTTATCAAATCAGCCGTTGCCTTGACAACCAGCTTCATAGTATTTTATATCTTCACTGACACAAAGCAGCATTCTTTTTTCGTAAAAGAG TCGCTGCTGAGGGATGTAGACGCCTTGGTGTATGTGGACGCGGACGCTGTGTTATTGTCTCCCCTGGACAAGATGTGGAACTACTTCTCGCGCTTCAACTCCACTCAGATGCTGGCACTGGTTCCCGAACATGAGGACCCCACCGTTAGTTGGTACCATCAGAGCTCAAAGATTCCATACTTTGGTCCCTTTG GTTTGAATTCAGGTGTGATACTGATGAACCTGACAAGACTGAGACAGGTGAACTGGTCATCAACGCTTGTGCAGTACCATCAGGTATATGAGAAGAACATTGTCTTCTTTGACCAGGATCTGATCAACATTTACTGCCACTTTCACCCAG AGCGGCTGTATGTGATGGACTGCTCCATGAACTACAGAGTGGATCACTGTGAGTCGAGGGAATCAACATCTGGCAGTGTTTGCAAATCTGCAGAATGGAATGGTGCTTACTTGCTTCATGGCAGCAAGCGGTCCTTTAAAAATGTTCCTTCGTTCAAAGCTGTGTATAGAGCGTTTGAAAAG tatAAACTTGGGGACAATCTACTCAGCGGTTTACTCGAACCTCTGCAAGGGGAACTCTTCAAAATACGAGAGAACCACAGAAAAAAGTCATCTTGTGATCACCTCCCCATGATATTTCTCAGACATTTTATGATGAGATAG